The following nucleotide sequence is from Nitrosopumilus sp..
AGAAGCAAAACTAAGAGATATTTTCAAAGAAGCAAAAGACAATTCCCCTAGCATAATTTTCATAGATGAAATTGATGCGATTGCTCCAAAGAGAGAAGAAGCTTATGGAGATGTGGAAAAAAGAGTAGTAGCACAGTTGTTAGCTTTAATGGATGGCCTAAATGATAGAGGAAACGTAATTGTTCTTGGTGCTACAAATAGACCAGATAGTGTAGATCCTGCACTCAGAAGACCAGGAAGATTCGATAGAGAATTTGAGATTTCAGTACCAAATGAAGATGGAAGGTTTGAGATTCTGGAAATCCATACAAGAGGAATGCCGATAAGTGAAGATATTGATTTGAAAGATTTATCATCAGAATTGCATGGTTATACTGGTGCAGATATCAAATCACTTTGTAGAGAAGCTGCTTTAAAATCAATTAGAAGATATTTGCCAGAAATTGATTTAGAAACAGAAAAGATTCCTTCAGAAGTATTACAATCAATGCAGATTAAATTAATTGACTTTTACGATGCGATGCATGAAGTAGTTCCTACGGCGATGAGAGAATTTTATGTTGAAAGACCAAAAGTATGGTGGCAAGATGTTGGCGGATTAGATGATATCAAAAAATCATTATCAGACAATTTAATCATGGCAATGAAAGAACCAAGCAAATTTACAAAAATGGGAATAAAACCACCAAAAGGAGCTTTGATTTATGGTCCACCAGGATGTGGTAAAACACTGCTTGGACGAGCTTTAGCTACTGAGACAGGTGCAAATATGATTTTGGTTAGAGGTCCAGAAATACTTTCAAAATGGTTAGGAGAATCAGAAAAAGCTGTAAGAGAAATATTCAGAAAAGCAAAATCATCATCTCCATGTGTAGTAATCTTTGATGAATTAGATTCCATTGCACGATACAAGTCAGGAGAAGGAGGAACAAGTGAAACAATCCTTAGTCAATTACTAACAGAGATAGAAGAAGGTATTTCATCACGAGTTGTAGTTATCGGAATTACAAATAGACCAGATGTTTTAGATAATTCATTACTAAGAACCGGAAGATTAGATTTAGTATTGTATGTAGCACCGCCAGATGAAAAAGGAAGATTAGAAATTATTAAAATTCTTACCAGAAAGATGCCACTAGCCAACGATGTAAAGTTACAAGAAATTGCAGTAGCTACTCAAAATTATACAGGAGCAGATTTAGCAGCATTATGTAGAGAAGCAGCAGTTGAAGCAATGAGAAATAATTCTACAAAAATTTCTAGTCATGATTTTGCAAATAGTTTGAAACAAGTTAGGCCATCTATCACAAAAGAAGTGGATCAGTGGTATAACACAGTAAAGGAAAGTATATCTAACGTGGTGCCAAAGTCAGGAGATAAAACATTCTACGGATAAAAATGACCATACCAATTA
It contains:
- a CDS encoding CDC48 family AAA ATPase encodes the protein MARKEEPLQMRIGEAKQRDVGKKRARIGPEAMDFLKVTPGDIIEVMGSRSSCAVVWPVDEDEKLPDIIRVDGQTRKNVGASLNDFVKIRKVTSKFAKTVSLTPVNDSVTVDKEFTDFVKNRLKGLPITHGDEISVMILGNSMDFKITKTSPKGVVKIDRTTNLSISTETSVDRKVRVTYEEVGGLRQEVKAMREIVELPLKHPELFARLGIEPHSGILLYGPPGCGKTLLAKVMASESEANMFSINGPEIMNKYYGETEAKLRDIFKEAKDNSPSIIFIDEIDAIAPKREEAYGDVEKRVVAQLLALMDGLNDRGNVIVLGATNRPDSVDPALRRPGRFDREFEISVPNEDGRFEILEIHTRGMPISEDIDLKDLSSELHGYTGADIKSLCREAALKSIRRYLPEIDLETEKIPSEVLQSMQIKLIDFYDAMHEVVPTAMREFYVERPKVWWQDVGGLDDIKKSLSDNLIMAMKEPSKFTKMGIKPPKGALIYGPPGCGKTLLGRALATETGANMILVRGPEILSKWLGESEKAVREIFRKAKSSSPCVVIFDELDSIARYKSGEGGTSETILSQLLTEIEEGISSRVVVIGITNRPDVLDNSLLRTGRLDLVLYVAPPDEKGRLEIIKILTRKMPLANDVKLQEIAVATQNYTGADLAALCREAAVEAMRNNSTKISSHDFANSLKQVRPSITKEVDQWYNTVKESISNVVPKSGDKTFYG